A single window of Nocardia sp. NBC_01327 DNA harbors:
- a CDS encoding winged helix-turn-helix transcriptional regulator gives MPVKRYYCPVEVTVDLIGGKWKPVILAHLKEGVRRYGELRRLMPSTSEKMLIQQLRELEAAGLVRRTAFDTVPPQVEYDLTEEGWSLVPVLTALYEWGEKRCERTGIAVELPR, from the coding sequence ATGCCCGTGAAGCGCTACTACTGCCCGGTCGAGGTGACCGTCGACCTGATCGGCGGCAAATGGAAGCCGGTGATCCTGGCACACCTCAAAGAGGGTGTGCGCCGCTACGGGGAGTTGCGCCGGCTGATGCCGAGCACCAGCGAGAAGATGCTGATTCAGCAGCTGCGCGAACTGGAGGCGGCCGGGCTGGTGCGGCGCACCGCCTTCGATACCGTCCCGCCTCAGGTCGAGTACGACCTGACCGAGGAGGGCTGGAGTCTGGTGCCCGTGCTGACCGCCCTCTACGAGTGGGGCGAGAAGCGGTGTGAGCGAACCGGCATCGCGGTCGAACTGCCACGGTGA
- a CDS encoding cysteine hydrolase family protein → MQYAYGLTIPQTVEEACDPARMALLIYDMQVGIVRQLPDGDRIVESCRRLRDTARENGFRIFYTRHMSIPVAAAGVAQLRTAMEWQHVDSVNEVHAAFPQGSPQYQLTPELTPGPNEIVFDKITMSAFTATPLDIALRDLGIDSFAIAGIALEVGIEPTVRHATDLGYLPVLVTDACGTGHPEAAERSYATLAFAGGSRTTDTATLTKLMSRG, encoded by the coding sequence GTGCAATACGCCTACGGCCTGACCATTCCGCAGACCGTCGAGGAGGCCTGCGATCCGGCGCGCATGGCGCTGCTGATCTATGACATGCAGGTCGGGATCGTCCGCCAGCTCCCCGACGGCGACCGCATTGTCGAATCCTGCCGCAGACTGCGAGATACCGCGCGGGAGAACGGTTTCCGGATCTTCTACACCCGGCACATGTCGATCCCGGTGGCCGCGGCGGGCGTCGCCCAACTGCGCACCGCCATGGAGTGGCAGCACGTGGACAGCGTGAACGAGGTGCATGCCGCGTTCCCGCAGGGCTCACCGCAGTATCAGCTGACGCCCGAGCTCACCCCGGGCCCGAACGAGATCGTCTTCGACAAGATCACCATGTCGGCCTTCACCGCGACCCCGCTGGATATCGCCCTGCGCGACTTGGGAATCGACAGTTTCGCCATCGCCGGCATTGCTCTGGAGGTAGGCATAGAACCCACCGTCCGCCATGCCACCGACCTCGGCTACCTCCCTGTCCTGGTGACCGACGCCTGCGGCACCGGTCACCCCGAGGCAGCCGAACGCTCTTACGCCACACTGGCTTTCGCGGGTGGTTCCCGCACCACCGACACCGCTACGCTCACCAAACTGATGAGCCGCGGCTGA
- a CDS encoding putative glycoside hydrolase, producing the protein MLKRVPSGRRWRLLAVVAVVVVVVGGIAGFLRAGPGPSHAAAQPLALEVTAPQTVLSYRAPITLRGKATGAKSVAVGGQSVTPGPDGSFEVTLPQLPVGAAVVATDADGKTTTQPITTRAEVPRIRAVHVTAYAWAYQPMRDDVLNMAREGRIDTVQLDIKDEDGVVGYDSQVPLARASGASAGIYDAGSALKTLHDMGIRVVGRIVAFRDRTMAEWAWHSGHPDWVIQNPSGQPYSSGYGSIAFTNFASPDMRRYNIDLAAEGARLGFDDIMYDYIRRPDGPLSNMVFPGLTVPPSVSIADFLHESRDPVRAAGAFQSAAVFGIAATRPDEIAQDIPLMAPNLDYVAPMLYPSHWNAGEYEVANPNAQPYDIIFRCLQDFQRQVQGTGAEIVPWLQDFSLGVTYGDAQVRAQIAAAAAQGIPSFFLWNAAVSYHSGALDPA; encoded by the coding sequence TGCCGCGGCGCAGCCGCTCGCGCTGGAAGTGACTGCGCCGCAGACGGTGCTGTCCTATCGGGCGCCGATCACGCTGCGCGGCAAGGCGACCGGCGCGAAGAGCGTGGCGGTCGGCGGCCAGTCCGTCACCCCGGGCCCCGACGGTTCGTTCGAGGTCACGCTGCCGCAACTGCCGGTCGGCGCGGCGGTGGTCGCGACGGATGCCGACGGCAAGACGACGACCCAGCCCATCACCACACGCGCCGAGGTGCCGCGGATTCGCGCGGTGCACGTGACCGCGTATGCCTGGGCCTACCAGCCCATGCGCGACGATGTGCTGAATATGGCGCGGGAGGGGCGGATCGATACCGTCCAGCTCGATATCAAGGATGAGGACGGCGTGGTCGGCTACGACTCGCAGGTGCCGCTCGCCCGTGCGTCCGGGGCGTCGGCGGGCATCTACGACGCCGGATCCGCGCTGAAGACCCTGCACGATATGGGTATTCGAGTGGTCGGCCGGATCGTGGCCTTCCGCGATCGCACCATGGCGGAATGGGCCTGGCACTCCGGGCATCCGGACTGGGTCATCCAGAACCCTTCGGGGCAGCCGTATTCCAGCGGCTACGGGTCCATCGCCTTCACCAATTTCGCCAGCCCCGACATGCGCCGGTACAACATCGATCTCGCCGCCGAGGGCGCGCGGCTGGGGTTCGACGACATCATGTACGACTACATTCGCCGCCCCGACGGACCGCTGTCGAATATGGTCTTCCCCGGCCTCACGGTGCCCCCGAGCGTCTCCATCGCCGACTTCCTGCACGAGAGCCGCGATCCGGTCCGGGCCGCGGGCGCCTTCCAGAGCGCGGCGGTTTTCGGTATCGCCGCGACGCGACCGGACGAGATCGCCCAGGACATTCCGCTCATGGCGCCCAATCTCGATTACGTCGCGCCCATGCTCTACCCCTCGCACTGGAATGCCGGTGAGTACGAGGTGGCGAATCCCAATGCGCAGCCCTACGACATCATTTTCCGCTGCCTGCAGGATTTTCAGCGCCAGGTCCAGGGCACCGGAGCCGAGATCGTGCCGTGGCTGCAGGACTTCAGCCTGGGGGTGACCTACGGCGATGCCCAGGTCCGCGCGCAGATCGCCGCGGCCGCGGCCCAGGGCATCCCGAGCTTCTTCCTGTGGAATGCCGCGGTGAGCTACCACTCCGGCGCGCTGGACCCGGCCTGA